The proteins below come from a single Rhizobium sp. BT04 genomic window:
- a CDS encoding GCG_CRPN prefix-to-repeats domain-containing protein: protein MKALSIAAALLAGSLSIGTAEAMPVGTIKVESTVTKVDYACGRGWHLTRWGECRRNWRRPPPVAFYGGPPRWGWERRHRDWDGPRWRDERRWDRERRWRDDY, encoded by the coding sequence ATGAAGGCACTTTCTATCGCGGCTGCCTTGCTCGCTGGCAGCCTCTCGATCGGCACAGCTGAGGCGATGCCGGTTGGGACAATCAAGGTTGAGAGCACTGTCACAAAGGTTGACTACGCCTGCGGTCGCGGCTGGCACCTGACGCGCTGGGGCGAATGCCGGCGAAACTGGCGCCGGCCGCCGCCGGTCGCTTTCTACGGTGGTCCGCCCCGTTGGGGCTGGGAGCGGCGTCACCGGGATTGGGATGGCCCGCGCTGGCGCGATGAGCGGCGCTGGGATCGCGAGCGCCGCTGGCGGGATGACTACTAA
- a CDS encoding SRPBCC domain-containing protein, translated as MPEAFVVHREAHIAAPPAAVFALMTDPEKILRWMGTEAQVEPQPGGLYLVNVTGARFARGSFREVVPVHRLAYSFGWDGSEVVPPGSSLVEIDLIEQGGGTLLRLTHSGLPSADQCAGHAEGWAHYLGRLTEVAAGRDPGPDPFYGRT; from the coding sequence ATGCCAGAAGCTTTCGTCGTTCACCGCGAAGCGCATATCGCAGCACCGCCGGCTGCCGTGTTTGCGCTGATGACCGACCCGGAGAAGATCCTGCGCTGGATGGGAACGGAGGCGCAGGTCGAGCCGCAGCCGGGCGGGCTCTATCTCGTTAACGTCACCGGCGCCCGCTTTGCGCGCGGTTCGTTTCGCGAGGTGGTGCCGGTTCATCGCCTTGCCTACAGCTTCGGCTGGGACGGCAGCGAGGTCGTGCCACCGGGATCCAGCCTGGTCGAGATCGACCTGATCGAGCAGGGGGGCGGAACGCTGCTGCGGCTCACGCATAGCGGCCTGCCGAGCGCCGATCAATGCGCCGGCCATGCGGAAGGCTGGGCCCATTATCTCGGGCGGCTGACCGAGGTCGCCGCCGGGCGTGATCCAGGTCCCGACCCTTTTTACGGTAGGACATGA
- a CDS encoding 6,7-dimethyl-8-ribityllumazine synthase, whose product MTPTRYAFIKASWHADIVDRALDGFYQLIPAEQVDVFDVPGAFEMPLLSRDLAATGRYGAVVAAAFVVDGGIYRHEFVAQAVVDGLMRAGMDTGVPVLSVSLTPHQYQETEHHKQIYRAHFVEKGREAAKAALTIGKTRAALAA is encoded by the coding sequence GTGACACCCACCCGTTATGCCTTTATCAAAGCCAGCTGGCACGCCGACATCGTCGACCGTGCCCTTGACGGCTTCTACCAGCTCATTCCGGCCGAGCAGGTCGATGTGTTCGATGTTCCCGGCGCATTCGAAATGCCGCTGCTATCGCGCGACCTTGCCGCAACCGGGCGCTACGGTGCCGTCGTTGCTGCCGCTTTCGTCGTCGACGGCGGAATTTACCGCCATGAATTCGTCGCCCAGGCCGTCGTCGATGGGCTGATGCGCGCCGGCATGGATACCGGCGTACCAGTGCTGTCGGTTTCGCTGACGCCGCATCAATATCAGGAAACCGAACACCACAAACAGATCTACCGCGCGCATTTCGTCGAGAAAGGGCGCGAGGCTGCAAAGGCGGCTTTGACGATCGGCAAAACCCGCGCTGCTCTCGCCGCGTAA
- a CDS encoding VOC family protein encodes MSNAMRSEAPIQTPNTRSVDTKLEVVVIPVADVDRAKRFYDGLGWRLDADFANDADFRVIQFTPPGSGCAIIFGKNVTAAAPGSAQGLYLVVSDIEAARRDLIARGIEVSEVFHDAAGVYAGKDEPYLFGRLRVAGRDPEHRSYRSFASFKDPDGNGWLFQEVTTRLPGRIDADETKFTTSNELASALRRAAIAHGEHEKRNGGKHDEGWPDWYAEYMVSEQAGRALPL; translated from the coding sequence ATGAGCAATGCAATGCGCAGTGAAGCCCCCATCCAGACCCCGAATACACGGTCCGTCGACACCAAGCTCGAAGTGGTCGTCATCCCCGTTGCCGACGTCGACCGCGCCAAACGTTTTTATGACGGTCTGGGCTGGCGGCTCGACGCCGACTTTGCCAATGACGCCGATTTCCGCGTGATCCAGTTTACCCCGCCGGGCTCCGGCTGCGCGATCATCTTCGGCAAGAATGTCACCGCGGCGGCACCGGGCTCCGCCCAGGGGCTCTACCTGGTCGTCTCCGACATCGAGGCAGCCCGCCGCGATCTCATCGCTCGCGGCATCGAAGTGAGCGAAGTGTTCCATGACGCTGCCGGCGTCTATGCCGGCAAAGACGAACCCTATCTCTTCGGACGGCTGCGCGTCGCCGGCCGCGATCCCGAGCACCGCAGCTATCGCTCCTTCGCCTCGTTCAAGGATCCGGACGGCAACGGCTGGCTGTTCCAGGAAGTCACCACACGACTACCCGGACGCATCGACGCCGACGAGACGAAATTCACGACGTCAAACGAGCTTGCGTCAGCACTGCGCCGCGCGGCAATCGCCCACGGCGAACACGAGAAGCGAAACGGCGGCAAGCATGACGAAGGCTGGCCGGACTGGTATGCCGAATACATGGTCAGCGAGCAGGCCGGCAGAGCGTTGCCGTTGTAG
- a CDS encoding DUF1194 domain-containing protein, with product MLTTLAVLIGLSGLVPAARAGGDEVDVTLVLAVDTSRSMDFEEIGIQREGYVEALKHKEFIDAVKGGLTGRIAISYFEWAGYVVQDSVIDWQVIETEEDAIAFAGKLEARPIATQRRTSISTAIAQGASMIVSSPFLSRRQVIDVSGDGPNNSGNPVTPTRDKAVEAGMIINGLAIMLRPSDAPNGLDKYYEDCVIGGPGAFVLPVRKIEDFAVAVRRKLVLEISGLSTPATVQKTAGAPPATDCLIGEKQWRDMFDR from the coding sequence ATGCTGACGACGCTTGCGGTGCTTATCGGTCTTTCCGGCCTCGTCCCGGCAGCGCGGGCGGGGGGAGATGAGGTCGACGTGACCCTCGTGCTTGCCGTCGACACCTCGCGGTCGATGGATTTCGAGGAGATCGGCATCCAGCGCGAGGGGTATGTCGAAGCACTCAAGCACAAGGAATTCATCGATGCGGTGAAGGGCGGGCTCACCGGCCGCATCGCCATCAGCTATTTCGAATGGGCAGGCTATGTCGTCCAGGATTCGGTGATCGACTGGCAGGTGATCGAGACGGAAGAGGACGCGATTGCTTTTGCCGGCAAGCTCGAAGCCCGGCCGATCGCCACGCAGCGGCGCACATCGATCTCCACCGCGATCGCCCAGGGCGCCAGCATGATTGTTTCCAGTCCCTTTCTGTCCAGGCGACAGGTGATCGACGTTTCCGGCGACGGCCCGAACAACTCAGGCAATCCCGTCACACCGACCCGCGACAAGGCGGTAGAGGCCGGTATGATCATCAATGGCCTTGCTATCATGCTGCGGCCTTCCGATGCGCCCAATGGGCTCGACAAATATTACGAGGATTGCGTCATCGGCGGTCCCGGCGCCTTCGTGCTGCCGGTCCGCAAGATCGAGGATTTCGCCGTTGCCGTGCGCCGCAAGCTGGTGCTGGAGATCAGCGGCCTTTCCACGCCGGCAACGGTGCAGAAGACAGCCGGCGCGCCGCCGGCGACCGACTGTCTGATCGGGGAAAAGCAGTGGCGGGACATGTTCGACCGCTGA
- a CDS encoding LysR family transcriptional regulator, giving the protein MADLNDIAVFVKVAQYGSFSRAAHSLGMPVSTVSRKVTSLEEQLGVTLLQRTTRKLSLTAQGRAYYDQCREPLAHILDAEQVLTQTQRKPEGLLKISVPVIFGQEVFYEFVSAFLKTYPDIQIDLFVTNLFLDLIAENVDLGIRFGELKDSSIVAQRFGKSVRYLVATPDYLKGRVLPLKPEDLKDHRCVLLNGRNGEAEWHLVSGRKTVRLHVSGPVSSRDFDTVSAFTYRGHGIGLLPSTYCDEQIKRGELIRLLPDWSSEEIFVHAVYPTRRFLPARLQVFLEALKAWKNPLWLPLH; this is encoded by the coding sequence ATGGCCGATCTCAACGATATCGCCGTGTTCGTGAAGGTGGCGCAGTACGGCAGCTTCAGCCGCGCCGCCCATTCGCTTGGTATGCCGGTATCGACGGTCAGCCGGAAGGTGACGTCGCTGGAGGAGCAGCTTGGGGTGACGCTGCTGCAGCGGACGACCCGCAAGCTCAGCCTGACCGCGCAGGGCCGCGCCTATTACGATCAATGCCGCGAGCCGCTCGCCCATATCCTCGATGCCGAGCAGGTGCTCACGCAAACGCAGAGAAAACCCGAAGGCCTGCTGAAGATTTCCGTGCCGGTCATTTTCGGGCAGGAGGTGTTTTACGAATTTGTCTCTGCCTTCCTGAAGACATATCCCGATATCCAGATCGATCTCTTCGTCACCAACCTGTTCCTCGATCTCATCGCGGAGAATGTCGATCTCGGCATCCGTTTCGGCGAACTCAAAGATTCGAGCATCGTTGCGCAGCGGTTCGGCAAGAGCGTGCGCTACCTGGTCGCCACACCGGACTATCTGAAAGGTCGGGTGCTCCCGTTAAAGCCCGAAGACCTGAAGGACCATCGGTGCGTTCTGCTGAACGGCCGCAACGGTGAGGCGGAATGGCATCTGGTGAGCGGGCGCAAAACGGTTCGCCTGCACGTGTCGGGGCCGGTATCGAGCCGGGATTTCGATACGGTGAGCGCCTTCACCTATCGCGGACACGGGATCGGATTGTTGCCTTCGACCTATTGCGACGAGCAGATCAAACGAGGCGAACTCATCCGCCTGCTGCCGGACTGGTCGTCCGAGGAAATCTTTGTACATGCCGTCTATCCCACACGGCGTTTCCTGCCCGCGAGATTGCAGGTCTTTCTTGAGGCGCTGAAGGCTTGGAAGAACCCGTTGTGGCTTCCCTTGCATTGA
- a CDS encoding SDR family NAD(P)-dependent oxidoreductase encodes MSTAKTVIVTGASQGIGAGLVNAFVERGYNVVATSRQVSASDAFKASDKLALVDGDIGDAETAARVTRAAIGRFGSIDGLVNNAGIFLAKPFVDFTMADFRKLSSTNLEGFIHLTQLVVRQMLTQKSGGSVVSITTPLTDHPIAGFSASVSMMTKGGINAISKNLAMEYANEKIRFNIVAPGVVDTPLHKDNPKDFLTTLSPMVGISNVEEIVDAVVFLTEAPRVTGEVLHVDGGAHLGRW; translated from the coding sequence ATGAGTACGGCAAAAACAGTGATCGTCACGGGCGCCTCCCAGGGTATCGGAGCAGGCCTCGTCAACGCCTTCGTCGAGCGCGGCTATAATGTCGTCGCCACCTCACGCCAGGTCAGCGCTTCGGATGCCTTCAAGGCCTCGGACAAGCTGGCGCTCGTTGATGGCGACATCGGCGATGCCGAAACCGCAGCGCGGGTGACAAGGGCAGCAATCGGCCGGTTCGGTTCGATTGACGGCCTCGTCAACAATGCCGGCATTTTCTTGGCCAAGCCGTTCGTCGATTTCACGATGGCAGACTTCCGGAAATTGTCCTCGACCAATCTCGAAGGCTTCATCCATCTGACCCAACTGGTCGTCAGGCAGATGCTCACGCAGAAGTCAGGCGGCAGCGTCGTCAGCATCACCACGCCATTGACCGATCATCCGATCGCCGGCTTCTCCGCTTCGGTATCGATGATGACGAAGGGCGGCATCAACGCAATCTCCAAGAACCTGGCGATGGAATATGCGAACGAGAAAATTCGCTTCAATATTGTGGCTCCAGGTGTGGTGGACACGCCGCTGCACAAGGACAATCCGAAGGACTTCCTGACGACGCTGTCGCCGATGGTGGGCATATCAAATGTCGAGGAGATCGTCGACGCAGTCGTCTTTCTCACCGAAGCGCCGCGCGTAACCGGGGAGGTGCTGCACGTCGACGGCGGCGCACATCTGGGCAGATGGTAG
- a CDS encoding RidA family protein → MVDHAKAQAAGAERRLQELGIALPPPPTPFGAYVEAIRTGNLVFFSGMLPVVGHEPRYIGRVGGVLTAEDGRKAAETATLSALAAARDHLGSLDRVVRVVKLGVYIATEGDFRDHPKVADGASEMLLAVFGEEKLSGRVVLGVASLPLGLPIELELVLEVED, encoded by the coding sequence ATGGTAGACCATGCGAAAGCGCAGGCAGCCGGCGCGGAACGGCGGCTGCAGGAACTTGGCATTGCGCTTCCCCCGCCGCCGACACCCTTTGGGGCCTATGTCGAAGCGATAAGGACCGGCAATCTGGTCTTCTTCAGCGGGATGCTGCCGGTCGTCGGCCATGAGCCGCGCTATATCGGCCGCGTCGGCGGTGTTCTGACGGCCGAAGACGGCAGGAAGGCGGCCGAAACGGCAACGCTGAGCGCGCTCGCAGCCGCCAGGGACCATCTCGGTTCACTGGACAGGGTCGTCAGGGTCGTCAAGCTCGGCGTCTATATCGCGACCGAAGGCGATTTCCGCGACCATCCGAAGGTTGCGGACGGAGCATCTGAAATGCTGCTTGCGGTCTTCGGCGAGGAAAAGCTCTCAGGCCGCGTCGTGCTCGGCGTCGCCAGCCTGCCCCTCGGCCTGCCGATCGAACTTGAACTGGTCCTCGAAGTCGAGGATTGA
- a CDS encoding Pycsar system effector family protein, which produces MSDFESATEIMLSKPSSMDIGVEYFDHIKKINDIFYDQIKISDQKAAYIFTFMLAFLVSSSEVRAVFNPARYIGGTPGGMLFSGLLAAASVFSILSAILVVLPRRLDSSTSLFWGAWPGHRDMFFEAALRRDERYLFDQYLENANILSTIARNKYRCVTFAFRGLMVSVIAYVLLLVAM; this is translated from the coding sequence GTGAGCGACTTCGAAAGTGCAACTGAGATCATGCTGAGTAAGCCGTCGAGCATGGATATTGGTGTCGAGTATTTCGACCATATCAAGAAAATCAATGACATATTCTATGATCAGATCAAGATTTCTGATCAGAAGGCTGCCTATATCTTTACTTTTATGCTCGCCTTCCTGGTGAGCTCAAGCGAGGTGAGGGCGGTCTTCAACCCGGCACGTTATATCGGCGGGACGCCGGGCGGCATGTTGTTCTCGGGCCTGCTTGCCGCAGCTTCGGTCTTTTCAATCCTGTCGGCCATTCTCGTCGTGCTGCCGCGCCGTTTGGACAGCTCGACCTCGCTGTTCTGGGGCGCCTGGCCCGGCCATCGCGACATGTTCTTCGAGGCGGCACTCAGGCGCGACGAGCGTTACCTCTTCGACCAATATCTCGAAAACGCCAACATCCTCTCCACCATCGCCCGCAACAAATATCGCTGCGTCACCTTTGCGTTTCGTGGGCTGATGGTGAGCGTGATTGCCTATGTGCTGCTGTTGGTGGCGATGTGA
- a CDS encoding FecR domain-containing protein — translation MRGHSKHIFHAGVALALALPAFGSPAMADPVQRATPVAGSVIARKTGEEVRFIDVSNWRIVDINQDLLTGDVLRTNANGQLAIVFSDHTQVRLGRNSSLQVKKMAASGDTVLNLQSGTIWARAERGGQGLTVETPAAAAAIRGTDWTMTVEGAKTSMIVLEGRVALSNPQGSVDVNEGEGAVATIGQAPHKIISVNPDDREQMLFYLDLRDGFDLMPTSPLRADRMATERRRLLALPPERRTTEDWLELAEVQSAFDGRQAAAATLENIRGRKLTAAQQARVDLIDATIAGSEKRYGDAAKLFQKALPHLDPTRRNMAQYGGYFARSLADPTHAEPPPASTTGPYGAIMQAYTAGFLENPRVALEIIKKAEQRYPDDPTLPAVRAQLAELVDDREQMKEAIERSLALDPDHPMALAARAGYKANYESDINGALADLNRAIELAPGGSSTLNSLGLLQSSRDANGEAEKAFKRAIALDPQDPLLHANLAILYLDQARMKEAKREIDTAIALDPSFDLALLARGRYYLQSGERDKALQDLLAASTANPAHSQSQFMLAAAHYEKGDRLPSEQALDNANRLDDDDPVISAFRTAIDIDDYDSDGAIRDAQEFLRRSRARGGDYSGLGANASAGSTLNNAFRLQGLDAWGRYYGDAVFDPFKGSGYVDQSIKGSILPFVNATNFSDDNIIQNRGNASSYSSFIQGLLISPHMLSGRSRSASLFDVPFIEGSLGGGINSVDGHTRRIGEADIQGYSNETIPISFYGNLGWEELALDRDYRDFGGVQTDNKLLSANGYLTATVTPDDRVVAFVNHAKNDGTLSAQTQGTTLTDLFNLAGFPIRTTVLPEFVGRDVENEITNAGIGWSHTFAYENILNGAFFYSDIKSRTAISLQVDDAPVLPLPDPDIIPVLDTGENTTSKTYIGALNHSIGSGPLTWRYGIEGGWIDTSTTTSSRLYELVPLVPLIPEINEGPTTTSNTVNIGRAYVDVLHEITPDLKGEYALFATRLEGDGIDISRLEPRFGLAWTPVQGHWLRAAFMRQSFDTTVPTLAPIGILGLQANQFSANPQGYTDTVALQWDAEWTDRFFTSVEYQHQELHDFSIDLPLISLPSDTSLPISRGSIDRAAVTANVALGNGFGLSATYAYMDSENRDPLEPIYGGPLPFIPQNSGQIALTWVNEAKVKATVAANYIGERDGDRVGTKLDDYWSLDAHLVWEPFDKRIELEAAAYNLLDEDFEITPGVPGWGRAFKGTLKVRF, via the coding sequence ATGCGGGGGCATTCCAAACACATCTTTCACGCAGGGGTAGCGTTGGCGCTTGCTCTGCCTGCTTTCGGGTCGCCGGCAATGGCCGATCCCGTGCAGCGCGCAACCCCGGTCGCCGGATCCGTCATCGCCCGCAAGACCGGCGAGGAGGTCCGCTTCATCGACGTGTCGAACTGGCGCATCGTCGACATCAATCAGGATCTCCTGACCGGCGATGTGCTGCGCACCAATGCCAACGGCCAGCTCGCCATCGTCTTTTCCGACCACACGCAGGTCCGCCTCGGCCGCAATTCCTCGCTGCAGGTCAAGAAGATGGCCGCGAGCGGTGACACTGTGCTCAACCTCCAGTCCGGCACCATCTGGGCACGCGCCGAGCGCGGCGGCCAGGGCCTGACGGTGGAAACACCGGCCGCCGCCGCCGCTATCCGCGGCACGGACTGGACCATGACCGTCGAAGGCGCCAAGACCTCGATGATCGTGCTCGAAGGCCGCGTGGCGCTTAGCAACCCGCAGGGCAGCGTCGATGTGAACGAGGGCGAAGGGGCGGTCGCCACGATCGGCCAGGCACCGCACAAGATCATCAGCGTCAATCCTGACGACCGCGAGCAGATGCTCTTCTATCTGGATCTGCGCGACGGCTTCGATCTGATGCCGACTTCGCCGCTGCGTGCCGACCGCATGGCGACGGAGCGCCGCCGCCTGCTGGCGCTGCCGCCGGAGCGCCGCACCACCGAAGACTGGCTGGAACTGGCCGAAGTGCAGAGCGCCTTCGATGGACGCCAGGCCGCTGCCGCAACGCTTGAGAACATCCGCGGCCGCAAGCTGACGGCAGCCCAGCAGGCGCGCGTCGATCTGATCGACGCCACCATCGCCGGCTCCGAAAAGCGCTATGGCGATGCCGCCAAGCTTTTCCAGAAGGCCCTGCCGCATCTCGACCCGACACGCCGCAACATGGCCCAATATGGCGGCTATTTTGCCCGTTCGCTTGCCGACCCCACCCATGCCGAACCACCGCCGGCCAGCACCACCGGCCCCTATGGCGCAATCATGCAGGCCTATACGGCGGGCTTCCTGGAGAACCCGCGCGTGGCGCTCGAGATCATAAAGAAAGCGGAACAGCGCTATCCTGATGATCCGACCCTGCCGGCCGTGCGCGCCCAACTGGCGGAGCTCGTCGATGACCGTGAGCAGATGAAGGAAGCAATCGAACGCTCACTGGCGCTCGACCCTGATCATCCGATGGCGCTCGCCGCCCGCGCAGGCTACAAGGCAAACTATGAGAGCGACATCAACGGCGCGCTCGCCGACCTCAATCGTGCGATCGAACTCGCGCCCGGCGGGTCGAGCACGCTGAATTCGCTCGGCCTGCTGCAGAGTTCTCGCGATGCCAACGGCGAAGCGGAAAAGGCCTTCAAGAGGGCGATCGCGCTCGATCCGCAGGACCCGCTGCTGCACGCGAACCTCGCAATCCTCTATCTCGATCAGGCGCGCATGAAGGAGGCCAAGCGCGAGATCGACACCGCGATCGCCCTCGATCCCTCCTTCGATCTCGCCCTGCTTGCCCGCGGCCGCTACTACCTGCAATCCGGAGAGCGCGACAAGGCGCTGCAAGACCTGCTCGCCGCCAGCACCGCCAATCCCGCGCATTCGCAGTCGCAGTTCATGCTGGCCGCCGCCCATTACGAAAAGGGCGACCGGCTGCCATCCGAGCAGGCGCTCGACAACGCCAACCGTCTCGACGACGACGATCCGGTCATCTCGGCCTTCCGTACGGCGATCGATATCGACGATTACGATTCAGATGGCGCGATCCGCGATGCGCAGGAATTCCTGCGCCGCTCGCGCGCCCGTGGCGGTGATTATAGTGGGCTCGGCGCCAATGCGAGCGCCGGCTCGACACTGAACAACGCCTTCCGGCTGCAAGGTCTGGATGCCTGGGGCCGATATTATGGCGATGCGGTTTTCGATCCTTTCAAAGGCAGCGGTTATGTCGATCAGTCGATCAAGGGCAGCATCCTTCCTTTCGTCAACGCAACGAACTTCAGCGACGACAATATCATTCAGAACCGCGGCAACGCGTCGAGCTACTCATCCTTCATCCAGGGCTTGCTGATTTCTCCGCACATGCTCTCCGGCCGTTCCCGCTCGGCATCGCTCTTCGATGTCCCCTTCATCGAAGGCTCGCTCGGTGGCGGCATCAATAGCGTCGACGGCCATACAAGGCGGATCGGCGAGGCCGATATCCAAGGCTATTCCAACGAAACCATCCCGATCAGCTTTTATGGCAATCTGGGCTGGGAAGAGCTGGCGCTTGATCGCGACTACCGGGATTTCGGCGGGGTTCAGACAGACAACAAGCTGCTGAGCGCCAACGGCTATCTCACGGCAACCGTCACGCCTGACGATCGCGTGGTAGCCTTCGTCAACCATGCCAAGAACGATGGAACACTGAGTGCGCAGACGCAGGGCACGACACTGACGGACCTGTTCAATCTGGCAGGCTTTCCGATCAGGACGACGGTATTGCCGGAATTTGTCGGCCGCGATGTTGAAAACGAGATAACCAACGCCGGCATTGGCTGGAGCCACACCTTTGCCTATGAAAACATATTGAACGGCGCATTCTTCTATTCGGATATCAAGTCGCGAACGGCAATCTCTCTTCAGGTCGACGATGCTCCGGTTTTACCCCTGCCCGACCCGGACATCATTCCTGTTCTGGATACGGGCGAGAACACGACCTCCAAAACCTACATCGGTGCTCTCAACCATTCCATCGGCAGCGGCCCGCTGACATGGCGATACGGTATCGAAGGCGGCTGGATCGATACCAGCACGACGACCTCCTCCCGCCTTTATGAACTCGTTCCTCTCGTCCCACTCATCCCGGAAATAAACGAAGGTCCGACCACTACGAGCAACACCGTCAATATCGGTCGCGCCTATGTCGATGTGCTGCATGAGATCACGCCGGACCTCAAGGGCGAATACGCCTTGTTTGCCACACGCCTGGAAGGCGACGGCATCGATATCAGCCGGCTGGAGCCGCGCTTCGGCCTCGCCTGGACGCCGGTTCAAGGCCACTGGCTACGGGCCGCCTTTATGCGGCAAAGCTTTGATACCACCGTGCCGACCCTTGCGCCGATCGGCATACTCGGGCTGCAGGCCAACCAGTTTTCCGCCAATCCGCAGGGCTATACGGATACGGTCGCCCTGCAGTGGGATGCCGAATGGACCGACCGCTTCTTCACATCGGTCGAGTACCAGCATCAGGAACTGCACGATTTCTCGATCGATCTACCGCTGATCTCGCTTCCATCGGATACCAGCCTGCCGATCTCGCGCGGCAGCATCGATCGCGCTGCCGTCACTGCCAACGTCGCGCTTGGCAACGGTTTCGGCCTTTCGGCCACCTATGCCTATATGGATTCGGAAAACAGGGATCCGCTTGAGCCGATCTATGGCGGCCCTCTTCCCTTCATACCGCAAAATTCGGGGCAGATTGCGCTGACCTGGGTCAACGAAGCCAAGGTCAAGGCAACGGTTGCCGCCAACTATATCGGCGAGCGTGACGGCGATCGGGTTGGCACCAAGCTCGACGACTATTGGAGCCTCGACGCCCACCTGGTCTGGGAACCGTTCGACAAGCGCATCGAGCTGGAAGCGGCCGCCTATAACCTGCTCGACGAGGACTTCGAGATCACGCCCGGCGTGCCCGGCTGGGGCCGCGCCTTCAAGGGCACGCTCAAAGTCCGCTTCTGA